Proteins encoded within one genomic window of Rhizobium favelukesii:
- a CDS encoding TetR/AcrR family transcriptional regulator, giving the protein MAKRRSETKEENRGKLIAAARKAFAEKGYSAASMDELTAEAGLTRGALYHNFGDKQGLLAAVVEQIDSEMASRAQEIGARTGSDWLGLLAEGAAYIEMALDPEVQRIVLLDGPAVLGDPSKWPSQNSCLQVTKRAVERLIAQDILKPLDAEVVARLLSGAALNAALWVAASENAQDVLPKAVEAFRSLATGLLSKPL; this is encoded by the coding sequence ATGGCGAAACGACGCAGCGAAACAAAGGAAGAAAACCGAGGCAAGTTGATCGCGGCGGCAAGAAAAGCCTTCGCCGAAAAGGGATATTCTGCGGCTTCCATGGACGAGTTGACCGCCGAAGCCGGTCTGACACGCGGTGCGCTTTACCACAACTTCGGAGACAAGCAGGGGCTGCTTGCGGCGGTTGTCGAGCAAATCGACTCGGAAATGGCGTCGCGCGCGCAGGAGATCGGCGCCCGTACCGGCAGCGACTGGCTAGGGCTGTTGGCCGAGGGCGCCGCCTATATTGAGATGGCGCTTGACCCCGAAGTCCAACGCATTGTTCTGCTTGATGGACCTGCGGTGTTGGGTGATCCTTCGAAATGGCCTAGCCAGAACAGTTGCCTGCAAGTCACCAAGAGAGCGGTGGAGCGGCTGATTGCACAGGACATCCTCAAGCCGCTTGACGCGGAGGTCGTTGCCCGCCTTCTCAGCGGTGCGGCGCTAAATGCCGCTCTCTGGGTCGCCGCAAGCGAAAACGCGCAGGATGTGCTGCCGAAGGCCGTGGAGGCTTTCCGTTCCCTGGCAACGGGGCTGCTTTCGAAGCCATTGTAA